One window from the genome of Solirubrobacterales bacterium encodes:
- a CDS encoding TetR/AcrR family transcriptional regulator yields MEAAARNMRQIQADEARIALIEAASTLFAERGYHDSSVAAIGERAGVSRGLVNHHFGSKENLLTAVIEAHIHEWEHEVVAPAIADKQGLNALRAIIFAHCELAKRRPEHLLLLYRLMGEALDPRNSLGDAFAAVHKRWREQGKYWWDEGVANGEIDGSIDQDANASLIIGTVRGITFDWLTAPGSFDLDAAYEQFWTMLVAFLTPR; encoded by the coding sequence ATGGAAGCCGCAGCGAGAAATATGCGCCAGATCCAGGCCGACGAGGCGCGCATCGCGCTGATCGAGGCCGCCTCCACCCTCTTCGCCGAGCGCGGCTACCACGACAGCAGCGTCGCGGCGATCGGCGAGCGCGCCGGGGTTTCACGCGGGCTCGTCAACCATCACTTCGGCTCGAAAGAGAACCTCCTGACGGCCGTGATCGAGGCGCACATCCACGAATGGGAGCACGAAGTCGTCGCTCCGGCGATCGCCGACAAACAGGGCCTCAATGCCCTCCGCGCGATCATCTTCGCTCACTGCGAGCTGGCAAAGCGGCGACCTGAACACCTGCTTCTTCTTTACAGATTGATGGGCGAAGCGCTTGACCCGCGCAACAGCCTCGGCGATGCATTCGCCGCCGTTCACAAGCGCTGGCGCGAGCAGGGCAAGTACTGGTGGGATGAGGGCGTCGCAAACGGTGAGATCGACGGATCAATAGATCAGGACGCCAACGCCTCGCTGATCATCGGCACCGTTCGCGGGATCACATTCGACTGGCTGACGGCGCCGGGGAGCTTTGACCTCGACGCCGCCTACGAGCAGTTCTGGACGATGCTCGTCGCTTTCCTCACACCCCGCTGA
- a CDS encoding lipid-transfer protein, whose translation MSKHRGNRTFVIGVGMTKFEKPGSKEWDYPDMVLEAGTKALEDAGIDYTEIEQAFVGYCYGDSTSGQRAIYGLGLTGIPVVNVNNNCSTGSSALYMARQAVKGGLADCAIAVGFEKMEKGSLGAKFLDRTNPLDKHVMTMIEGRGGWEESPPAPQMFGNAGREHMEKYGSKPEHYAWIGWKNHKHSVNNPYAQFQDEYTLDEIKEAKEIHTPLTKLQCSPTSDGSGVAIIASESFVDEHDLWDKAVEIAGQAMVTDMESTFEGASSINLVGFDMSKTAAEQALEEADLTIEDVDVIELHDCFSANELITYEALGMAEVGHGHDLVESEDTTYGGKWVVNPSGGLISKGHPLGATGLAQCSELTWQIRGDADKRQVEGAKVGLQHNIGLGGAAVVTVYKPAVKSPVAA comes from the coding sequence ATGTCGAAGCACAGGGGCAACCGCACGTTCGTGATCGGTGTGGGTATGACCAAGTTCGAAAAGCCGGGCTCCAAGGAATGGGACTACCCGGACATGGTGCTCGAGGCCGGCACCAAAGCGCTAGAAGACGCGGGCATCGACTACACGGAGATCGAGCAGGCATTCGTGGGCTATTGCTACGGCGACAGCACGTCAGGCCAGCGCGCAATCTATGGACTCGGGCTGACTGGAATCCCGGTCGTAAACGTCAACAACAACTGTTCGACCGGATCCTCGGCCCTCTACATGGCACGCCAGGCAGTCAAGGGTGGCCTCGCCGACTGCGCGATCGCAGTTGGTTTCGAAAAAATGGAGAAGGGTTCGCTGGGGGCAAAATTTCTCGATCGGACGAACCCGTTGGACAAACACGTGATGACGATGATCGAAGGCCGAGGCGGCTGGGAAGAGTCCCCGCCGGCGCCACAGATGTTCGGCAACGCCGGCCGTGAGCACATGGAGAAGTACGGCAGTAAGCCCGAGCACTACGCGTGGATCGGTTGGAAGAACCACAAGCACTCGGTGAACAATCCGTACGCGCAGTTCCAGGACGAGTACACGCTCGACGAAATCAAGGAAGCCAAGGAGATCCACACGCCGCTGACCAAGCTGCAGTGCTCGCCGACCTCCGACGGCTCAGGCGTGGCGATCATCGCGAGCGAGAGCTTCGTGGACGAGCACGACCTCTGGGACAAGGCAGTTGAGATCGCCGGTCAGGCGATGGTCACGGACATGGAGAGCACCTTCGAGGGCGCGTCTTCAATCAACCTCGTCGGCTTTGACATGTCAAAGACCGCTGCGGAGCAGGCGCTGGAAGAAGCGGACCTGACGATCGAAGACGTGGACGTCATCGAGCTGCACGACTGCTTCTCCGCCAACGAACTGATCACGTATGAGGCGCTGGGCATGGCCGAGGTCGGTCACGGGCACGACCTGGTCGAGTCCGAGGACACCACCTACGGCGGCAAGTGGGTGGTGAACCCATCCGGCGGACTGATCAGCAAGGGCCATCCGCTCGGCGCGACAGGGCTTGCGCAGTGCAGCGAGCTGACCTGGCAGATCCGCGGCGACGCCGACAAGCGCCAGGTCGAGGGCGCCAAGGTTGGCCTGCAGCACAACATCGGTCTCGGCGGAGCAGCCGTTGTCACCGTTTACAAGCCTGCTGTCAAGTCTCCGGTCGCCGCATAA